The following nucleotide sequence is from Corylus avellana chromosome ca7, CavTom2PMs-1.0.
ACACAACCTTATAGAAGTCATTCTCTTTTCACAAACCAAACATCATGGACGACGCTCTCGACACCTGAAACTTCTCAGTCAAAGTAATGCAATTTATAAACATTGAAACCACAATTCAAGGCCTGATTTATTGCCAGAGTTGGCTATGGTCTTAGGCAAGCCCAATCCATCACTAACCACCCATAAGCATGAGCCTATATGAGGCAAAACTGGTCTTCTTAGAAATAGTGCTGAGGACCAGATTTCAACCCTACCTCGATCATGTCTACGTTCCCAGTGGTGGGGAAGGGGGGGGGGGTCGTTTCAAGAACTGCCTGTTCGTTTATGGGAGCAGAGACCGACCGTATCCGTCTCTAACATATGAATGCCATTTCGGATGGCCGCCTTAAAAGTCTCGACGATAATCTTATTTCAAACCTCAAGGACACGCATTATAATCATCGTCGTTGGGTTCACTTTAGGCTTTTGACTTAGAACCGGGTTCGTAGAATGGGCAAAACCGCAAGGACATTATCTCAACTATCATAGTTTCTTTATCAGTAAGATCATTTATCTTTGATTTTAGTCTCTACCAAATTCTCCacaacgaaaaaaaaattaaaattgttggGCTAATATTGATTTGATGTATACTATATTGTGTCTACTCCCACAAACACAGCCAGGGGAAATACTCCAAGCACAAGTGAAAATTTGCATCATCCAAGCGTAGTTAtcgacaaagtttttctttaaattgggttggaagaatttctttcaacctagtctataaatgTGATATGTGTTCTTTAAGTATGTgaaatgcacatattttttaatagtaggaataaagttagaataaattttattaaaaactcatatgcatctcacatgttattaaaaaaaggaacacgtatcaattttatagattaagttaaaaaaaattcttccatatcccataattattaattattatatcgATTTATCGTTTTACGAATAAGATAAATCATAATAGCCATTTTCTCTCTATCCCATGCGTCCTCGGGCCAGACGTGGACATGCATAAATCCTTCCCCACAGTATACATCGTCAATTcagtaattattttttcatatttcttgtCAATCCCCAAGTTGGCAATTTGCCAAGCCTCTATATATACTATGCccacataaattattatttatttatttatttattttgaagtaTATATGCCCACATAAATTAGATACCCACTTCCAAATAAGCAAATCACCCACTGCTTCCTTGTCTCAGATAATTTCGCATATCTTCCTGCCTTGTTAACAAGTTTCAAATACCAACTACTACATGCTTCGTCTTAATCCTAATTTCACGTCTACTTTGCCCTACCCTTATACGATAACGACCAACCCTAGCAAATTCGTTATcactcttttttattctttttcatttttcaaaattaagatTGAAAAATTTAACATGCAATTTTGATACATGTTacatatataagattttcaGACATTAAGTTACCGGAATAACTAAAAAATTCGAATTTAGGCATTATTAAGGCAACCTAAAAAACTTTATCTTACTTCGTTTCTCAAGCATGTGTTTTTTACGTGTTTTCATAgaacacatgttatttttatagactcAATTAGAAGAATTCTTCGAAcccagttttaaaaaaaaaagaaactcctAAAAAACTTCATCATCTTGACTTTGGAGGAAAACTACGGTCCTCATTTTTTGATCGTATAGCATTCTTATGTGCCTTTTGTTAGAGTTTGtgttatatgttttttttttttttgctgtaaTTGAAGGATACTCTTCGAAGTTTAGACCATAATTGGTTGATTGGTTCATGAAGAGTTGGAAGAGCAATTGATAAACACGTTCATAAAAAAAAGCTATAAAAATTTTACATGAAGAGCTAATTCATGAACTAATGGTACAAGTGACAcaaaattcaccaaaaaaaataagtacAACAATACAAAGAATTAATTTAACTTTTTCATCTTTCAAGTGTGTAAACCTAGCGCTAGTAGTTGGAGTCAGACGAGTTGACCTCAGGTCAAACCGAGTCAGACTCGCTGTGTTCTCCGAGTCCACCTCCTATCCGAGCCGCACCCCACCGTGTTCGTGGCTCCAAAAATCCCCCAGAAACGTCTTTGCCGCGTCCAAACTCGGGAAATAAGTGGGCTCCATGAAGATTTGAGTCAGCGAGTCGACCGAGTCGGAACTAACCACAACTCGGTTTGCGTTGGCCTCCAAGCTGCCCATCATCACCACGAGCACTTGCTTGTACGCGAAGAAGAACCTCTTCATCGCCGACTCAATCGCCTGCAGAGCCTGAAGCAGGTGAATCTTGTCGAACTCTTTCTTCTCGCCGTAGAGCTTCATCGCCGCCTCCTGGATCCTGGGCCCACCCATGGGGTCCACCTCCACGCCGAGAATGGCCGGCACCTTCTGCTTCAGCTCTTTGCACTGCTTCGTGATCTCCACGAGACCCCTTGATCtgaagcaaaacggcgccgtctCGCTCAACGACTTGATGCACAACTGGTTCTTGAGCCTCAGAAAATCGTCCGGATCCATCAGGAGGTGAAGATCGTCGATCTCGGCTAGAAGCTTCCAGATCCGTTCAATCAGATAACAATCACTCGCGGCCTTTTCAAAATCTTTGCTGTCCACTCGCTCTGCGACTCGCTTCAAGAGCTGTTGCGACACATGGATCCACGATTCCAGGATTTGGTGCGTGGTGTACACCGCCCGGTTCTCCTGATTGTCGATGTGATCGCTCGGACTCCTCTTCAGGGCGTGGAGCTCGCTCGGCTTGCACACCAAGTCGTACTCGAGGTTCGGCTTGCCGGCGAGATTCGGTTCGCCTAAGCCGAGGGTGTACGGACATCTCAGCATCTCGCACTCGATGGAGTAGAGGATCTTCTGCGCTACGTCCTCGGCTTTGTGCCAGGTGGCGAGCCTAGGGAGGAGGCTGGCCTCGCTGATGCGGCTCACAACGGCTGTCTCACCTGGAGGCTTCCACACCTCGGCGTAGCTCCCGTTGCGAGCCAGTACTCCGTTGGATGACCTGAGATCAACGATCGGAGCCGTCCTTCCACATGTCCCTTCATCCTCGCATATGTTAGCGATAAGCTCTATCTGAGCCGTCGCAAGCGACTCGAGCCTCCGCTTCCACTCGCGGCGGTTCGCGTACGGCCTCGGGTCCGACAACACCGTTGAGACAAACCGGAACGAAATCTCCAAAGCTTGCAAGGCTGGTTTCAAAACAGGCTCGTTTCTCCAACTGGGAAACTCTTCGGAGCTCCAAAGCTTCCGTAGCTCCGGCAGTCGAAGATAGTTTTCGTAAGCGGTGGAAGCCGTGGCGGAAGCAGGGGAAATCTCGGCGGCACGGAAAGAAAACGGTAAGGAAACTTGGAGCTTATTGGAGAGTTTCGGGGATTTGCTTTGCATGTCGGTCGAGACGATCTTTGCTTTCCAATCCATATCAACCATTCTTAAACTGTGAGAAATTGAAGCGAAAGGGAAACGATAATCGCAATATTTATTTCTGGGtttctttgaattttgaggAACCAAGCTTCACAGAGAGGTATTTATAGGCCACATGGAAAATATTGAACAGCTAAAAGGCGTGTGGACTGTGGAACGAGGGTTTGAGCACGAAGAACGAGGCTTTTCAAAGTCACGTTGGTCTggataattaaaattaaaaaaataaatagaataataatgatttttttaatttttagtataaaaatatccaaaaaagaaaagtagaaatGGGCACTCCAAGCTTATCCATTAAACCTAACGTAGAAGGAGTCGAGGTGTCTTTGCACGTACAAGGAGGAAGCTGCCCTCGTTGGAACCTAAGAATAGAATCGTTGAAGTTGGACCTGGGTCCTGTACAGTTCAATTAAGGCCGCGTAGGAGGGGTTGATCTCCTGGACCTCTTCTTTCTGTGTTCCTGGTCTCAAACTCAAATCTTATTTCGCCACGTTTCATGATTGGAATAAGCAACGCTGTGATTGGGTCCGCATAGTTTGATGTTATAGGCGTGGTGCAAAGGAGCGTTACTCCGGTGTTTTCCTAGGATGCTTCCTCAGTGATCCTTACCGATTCCAGTTGTTGATATGCTTACTGGTTTGACACAAAGTTCTGCGCCCGCAATCACGAGCGCTTTGATTGTCGTTTTACTAGGAAAGCAGAACTCAGAACTTTGTCCGTGCTTTTCggaaaaatgcacaattttacagaaattataaatttctcaaatcATAAAATTTAGATCATTGTTTaggcaataaaaaaaaagtgcgtATTAAAAAGATTACGTGTTATAAGACaaccaaaaagataaaacaaaaggaCAGTTTTTGACTTAATGTTTTTTTACAACAAACCTCAATTCCCAACTATAATATGTCACGTTTTTAATAGACGATATTTTTCTAAGTCGCTTacgaaattataaaaatatactcaattctcaatTATAttatgtaacatttttcaagtattttgatACGTACCTAAAAACGGTCTAAATTTTGTAGATTGAGAAtctataattttctcaaaattgtaAGAGATCTTGATTCTTGGTGtttttagttaaaaaagaaaaaatcaccATTGTGGTACCCAtaattcaatggtaaatttgCAAATGTCTTGTACGGAGATGAGCAAAAATTATGTAGAAGAATGAAACAAAACATTTCTCCTTTATTAAAGAATCATGATAATTTTCataaatgtattttaaatggttcgttttattttttttaataataaattacttGACTCTAATTATGTGCCGACACATATTAAGGTATAAAGAATTATATAagtgtagattttttttaagatctcATGCGCCCACAAAGAGGAGAAAACTCAAAACCGATTGATTTCATCGGATTAACATTGATAATGAGTGGACTAAAACAAACCAATTGGATTAGATTTTGCCTTCTCAGGTTATATTCAAGCCAAGCAACTTCGTTAAACTGTAATGGacaaaaagaatgagaaaaataatagaGCAACTTGGCTTTGTTTAGGATAAGGTTGAGCAATTAGATTAGGTTTGATTAGTTTACTTTTATTCATTGGACCACCAAATGTTGAGCCCAAAAGGCACgccaaaaatatttatttgtttttgattcATTTATCCATCTTGTTAGCATGAAGCTAAGGATTCAGGGTCACCACTAAATTGGTCCAACTTATGAAATCAAAGGagtaaaaacattaataaaatgcCAATTTGGACATGGACACAGAATCTTTTGCAACATATTCCTCCATCAAAAGACGACTTTGCTAGAACAAACCCATTTAAGCAACAAACTCTTggcattgtttttgtttgccttttctttctcctttttacctatcaataaagaaaagagtCCCATTCAAGTTGTTGCGTATGTGACAATTACCAATATTGCTTCTCCACCTCCCTAATTCCGTAGTGTTTGTCAACATCAAAAAGTGCAGCTTCACCAAACTATGATGAAGAGTTATTTTACCATAGAAATGGATTAGATAATCTGGTTACCCTATCAAGTTACCAAGTTGGAATGCCCTATGCTAACCACAATATAGCTAGGGTAGTAATTAGACCACATCTATATTTACCTAACTTcttcccccccaccccccaaaaaaaataaaattacctaACTTCTTTTCATTCTCCTTTTTCTACTTTTCCTTTAACGATATATGGATAGGTGACAAATACAAGTACTTAATATGAGAAAGATTGACTGCTACCCCGCCGACATAGTCTGAGCAAGTGGCTAAACAGTTTTAACAGATACAGAATAATCCAAATAAGTGCTTGTACCTAGTTAGATAAAGGACACACCTAGGGTTGGCAGGTTGGGTTCGGGTCTACCCACTTGACCTGCCAACTCATTAAGGGTTAACTTGAATATGACCTACTAATAACCCGACACGATTCGTTTGACTCGTTAAAACCTAAACATGACCAATTAATTGCACCCAACCTGGTTTATGCCTTCAAATTCCTTTTAACAATTTTGCTGGGGTGTACCTATTATGACTTTTACTTTTCTTAATACAGTAGCtcaacaacccaaaaaaaatatattttcttcccaaaagagaaaaacaggcgaaaagaattaaagtagagGATATTAACAATCGATCTTTTCATCCAAAAGAGCAATTTCTCTTGTTATTCCCGTTCAGATTATTGGGACTGGTTCCAAATGGGTTTTGGATAAGCTTAAGCTAGCGCCCCATTCCCTTTGTCCCATTCCCACATGACTGCTCTGCCCTCGGTTCAAAGGTGGGCGAAAGAAGCTTCACTTAGTTGGACTCAATCTCCCCGCGTTTAGCGCTCCAGAAAATCGCCGATCCCACCGCCGCTGATTGGTACACGTGTCGCTCACAATTTCGCTCCtccaaaagctcaaaaaaaaaagaaaaaaaaaagactcccTCCCGCCTCCACACCCCACAGAGGTAGTGGCCTCCAACTCGGCAAACGTTTGGCGCCAACTAACCACGCGGGGAAAGCATGTGACCTGCCCCCTCTCCCCGACACGTGGCGTGGCCATCACGTGCCTCACACCCACTAGGCCACTATTATCCATTTACCCACTCTGCCTGTCTGGTCTAGGTGGCCGGATCAAGTTTCATTGGCGGTGCCAACCCAGCCGCTCAGGATCATGACACGTGGTAAATACAGTTGGTCCCTTAACGGTTATGTGGCTTACACGTCTAGATGGGGGACATAAGTATGTTGGGGATGGGCCGCCAAACCCtgaaaacaattataataataataataaaaacaaatatattttgatttttttgactttGAAGGGAGTCAATTGTGACTTGTGAGCTCTTGCAGTTGCCTCTTGCACCGGTTTCCTAGCAAGGAAGCATGTTTTGAGGCGGGTTTACGGGGGCATTACCGATCATTTGGCACTTAAAAGAATGTGGAATTGGCCCATTGCATTTGCCGCGTCCTTTTCATTCATCTTTTCATGACTTTATCAATTGGATAGAGATTAATCCATTTCCGATCCcctatcatttttaaaatttttaaatgctaaaattaattgaattgactttttttttttttttacatgtccgtacaagaagagtgagagagattTGAATTAATAACCTCCTCTTTATGAGGCATaatcccaaccgattgagctacctcttgaagacaAATCGACTGTTTGTAGGAAATCATGATCTACAATTTTGTTACTCACATTTTT
It contains:
- the LOC132186736 gene encoding nematode resistance protein-like HSPRO2, translating into MVDMDWKAKIVSTDMQSKSPKLSNKLQVSLPFSFRAAEISPASATASTAYENYLRLPELRKLWSSEEFPSWRNEPVLKPALQALEISFRFVSTVLSDPRPYANRREWKRRLESLATAQIELIANICEDEGTCGRTAPIVDLRSSNGVLARNGSYAEVWKPPGETAVVSRISEASLLPRLATWHKAEDVAQKILYSIECEMLRCPYTLGLGEPNLAGKPNLEYDLVCKPSELHALKRSPSDHIDNQENRAVYTTHQILESWIHVSQQLLKRVAERVDSKDFEKAASDCYLIERIWKLLAEIDDLHLLMDPDDFLRLKNQLCIKSLSETAPFCFRSRGLVEITKQCKELKQKVPAILGVEVDPMGGPRIQEAAMKLYGEKKEFDKIHLLQALQAIESAMKRFFFAYKQVLVVMMGSLEANANRVVVSSDSVDSLTQIFMEPTYFPSLDAAKTFLGDFWSHEHGGVRLG